The DNA segment TTCACCGGCCACACTGCAGTGGTGGAAGACGTCTCCTGGCATTTGCTCCACGAGTCGCTGTTCGGCTCCGTCGCCGACGATCAGAAGCTCATGATGTGAGTCACTGATTGAGGCACTCCTtgtaattgtgttgtttttttttttgttttttttttgctgtctctGACTTCTCTCCGTCCCCCACCAGATGGGACACTCGCTCTCACAACACCTCTAAAGCCAGCCACGCTGTGGACGCTCACACTGCCGAGGTCAACTGCCTGAGCTTCAACCCCTACAGCGAGTTCATCCTGGCCACCGGCTCCGCGGACAAGGTGAAGACGAGACGTCACAACACAAAGTCCTGCTCCACGTCAGTGATTATGTAAACAACACAACTGAGATCAAGCcggatttgtttgtttctctcagaCTGTTGCTTTGTGggacctgaggaacctgaaacTCAAGCTGCACTCCTTCGAATCCCATAAAGATGAGATTTTCCAAGTAAGGACTGCACAATACAAAGAGTTCGGTCTTGTTCATGTGTTTATACAAATGTGAACTTGTTTTAATTCCTCTAAATAATGGCAGAAACTTAAAATGTTCCTCGGCTTGCAGTGGCGTTTCTCCTGTGGCCTGTTTTACTCTAAACTTTGCAGAGCCAATCGACACTGACACCAAACACACTTCgataaatatttattcattctgCAGCTTAATCCTATTTGACCTGCTCTGTGCTCGTTTCTATGGCAACAGCAGTGTCACTTCCCACATGACTGGGCCGGCTGTCGTGCTGCTGTCTCAGACGTTTGAAGGCCCTGAGGaggtttcttttcttgttctgCTCATTAGGTCCAGTGGTCTCCTCACAACGAGACCATCCTGGCCTCCAGCGGCACCGACCGGCGTCTCAACGTCTGGGACCTCAGGTAAACATCCCCACCTCCGTTTAACGCTGGAAACAATATATATGTGAAGAGTCCTCTCCAGCTTGATggactttgtttcttttttctcctgcagTAAAATCGGAGAGGAGCAATCGGCAGAGGATGCCGAGGATGGACCGCCGGAGCTGCTGGTACGTCATCTTACTGTCTGACGGTTAACACCTCTCCTCCAGTTGTTTAGTTTTACTCTGCAGAAGTGCTTTAAGATgactgttttattatttttacataCTCATCgttgacatttttatttgtcaaCAGTACAGCCTGGAACACACACCCATTTGAGCAACTATTTTGAGAGGAAGAATAGCAGGGAATTTTGATGTAGAGATTCTACATTTGTGCTTTTCGTGTCATGAAGTCCTAAATTAGACATGGAAGATCAGCTTGGTGACATTTTAATTACACAACTTTAAGATTCATGTCACCTCTGAGTGCCGAGTACTGATCTCTCACATCCATATCCTGACGGGTTGCCTTGCCCCGTGGGCCTGTTTACCCCTCTGAGGTTATTAAAGCACGTGTCCTTCCCTCAGTTCATCCACGGTGGACACACGGCCAAGATCTCAGACTTCTCCTGGAACCCCAACGAACCCTGGGTCATCTGCTCGGTGTCCGAGGACAACATCATGCAAGTGTGGCAGATGGTGagtacagcaacacacacacacacacacgtcagccGTGCACacgcctgctgctcctgcagtctCTTGCAGAAAGTTTGACCAGCTTGCAGGGAGGTATGTTTGATGGACTGTTCCACGTCTGCCTCTCCCTTCCAGGCGGAGAACATCTACAACGACGAGGAGCCGGACAACACGCCTGCTTCAGAGCTGGAGGCTCAGGGGTCGTAACCCTCCTGCAGCCCTGTCCCGTGTCGACTCCTCCTCATTCCCAGAGCTTCACGCCCAGTCCAGCCTCTCCTTTTCCCCCTCTGGCTTATCTCAAGTGCAACAGGAGCTGCTGGGGAGTCGGAGGCAGCTCAGACCGTTGGCTCCCGTCTCATTTTGCTTTCACCCAGGTACCTAAAAGCACAGAAcgctcggaaaaaaaaaaaaaaaaaaagatttgaaacGCTGTCCCTGCTCAGGTGGTCTCTccagcagtgtttgtggtgaaCCAATGCAAAGTCACCAGAAACTCTGCAGACCAGTTAAATTTGAAAGGGCCAGATCGCCTTACAGATGCTGAGCTCCCCGAATGGTCTCCTGTCCGGCTGAACTccgccatcctcctcctcctccgttcgCGATATTGTTCCCAGCAGACATGTTTTGGTTCAGACATTCCCGGCTGCTTCCGCCTTCCTCCCATCAGGTACATCAACACTTTGGGTTCTGTGGGCCTGAGTAGGAGCGCTTGAGGGAAACCcactttcctttcatttcttctgtttgttaCATAATGTGAAAACGCAGTTTTGTTTCCTGCGCCACAAATTGCAATAAAGCTTttgtaacttttcaaaaacaagttTGGGAATACTTTGTTTAAATCAATACTGTAAAGAAAAGATACAAAAACCCAGGTGTTACAAATTCTACAAAAAGTTTATTGAAAAGCAAGACAAGACTAGAAGAACATTGTACAATCAGAAGGGGGGGGTGGGCTCATTTTTTATTTAGAAGGGGAAAAAAGCTCTTCGACTCTCTAGTGACTCTCGCCTCGTTTCACAGTTAGTCTCACCTGCAGAGGTAGATTGTGACGTTACCTGAGAGTGAGTCTGGGGCCGAGGGAAACAAGGAGGAAACATTACCCAAATCTGCACGGTGTGGATCTTACAGACTACAGTAGAGTGGCTCTCAGGCCTCAACCTCACAGGAAGTGTGTGGTTTGTCTCGCAGGGAGAAGTTGAGATGATGCCCACAGATGCGGGACTGTCGCGTTATTAGAGCAGGACGCAGTGAGGCAGCGAGGTGAAAGTGTGACATCCAGGAAAAGTGCTAAATGACAAACTGAAGCGCGGCGTCTCTCCCTTGATGAGCCccgagaagaggaggaaggcagACGTCACCACAAACGAGATCCGGAGCTGCAGGTACATTCACCTTATCGACCgtttacacacacacccctccgcTCACAATTCCTACTCATAAGAAATCCATATCttttaaagaaaagtaaatgaCATTCAATAATAAAACTCATAGTTATTAAGTCACTCTGCTATCTTTCGTGTCGGTAATAACTCGTCGACTCGGCGCAGATTTTGTGGGAAATCGAACGACACGGTTTGGTTTGTGGACATTCAGTTTTCACGTCTTTACATCAGGTCATTCATTCAAACCGCCACTAGTTTTAAAGTTGATTCTAAAAGCCTTATAAACCAACTGCATTCAGCATCGCACCACAAACGACCAACCTTCAGTcagccacacacagagagaTACAATACTGATGATCGCTCTTGCACCGTCTTCCAGATTGCACAAAACAGGCTGAATCCTTTCCAGTCCATCACTTTACCACGCTTCTGTCAGGGCCGTTATCAGTACAGTACTGTACAAACCAGGAGGTTTCAGAGacacttaaaacaaaaacacttcttAGCACAGACATATTTAACTTATCAATTTTTGTTTACCTTTCTTCCGTTCAGTCTAGGTTGATTTTAACGCACAGCAGGAAATAGCTCAATCAGATGTTGATTCAAGTTGCCGCCTTAAGAGATgagtgctgctgcagtgagggTCTGGAGAAATGACGGCAGGAGGCTCAGGCTGCGTCTGAAGCACCAAGACCTGCATGTGCAGCTTCAGGCGATTTCATTCATGAACTGATGGGACAGAGACCGTTTGGCGTCAACAATGCGGCAAACTGACTCGCTCGCCGTTTAGACTGGTGTCGGAAAAGGTGGCGTCATTGGTCCTCACTTCAGAAGAGAACTACATCtctttcagccaatcagatcgcaCGCTGGCTGGAAATACAAACATGATGGTATGTGATGAGAATTTCCAAAGAGATTGCGAGCCCAGAGAGCAACTTGAAGAGGGAAACGAAAAAAACCAGCCAATTAGACTTTGAGTACCTTCAACCGGACTGCGTGACGTCTTATGAAAATAGTTATGCTAGAAAACAGGGAGTACGAAGTGCTCGCCACAAAGCCAATTATTCCAACCCATGTAAATGTAATAACCGAGTTCTCACGCTAGAGCACAAAAAGAGGGGCTTGTGTGCAGAAGACTGTCTAGAACTTATAAAGACAGGAAATCTATCTCCATTGAGGATTGTTTCACTGgaggctccttcagtcctgctgcGAGCTGCTGGCCTCTGCAGGCTGGCTGCTCGgctgcgcagcagcagcagcagccgtggcggtggtggtggtttcGTGGTCAGCAGCCAGTACCGGGTCCAGTTCAGGTGGTCTGGGAGCTTGGTGGATGCCCCCCGACTCCAGGCCGTCGCTCTGTGCCGAATCCTCggagtcgtcctcctcctctccctcctcctcggccGACGGCTCCTGCGGCGTGGCTTCGGGAGGCGCCGCGCTCTCCTTGTCTCCCTGCTCCTGGAGCAGGCTGAGCCGGTTGTTGAGGTCGTTCCTCTCCTTCTGCAGAGCCCTGCACAgccgctccagcagctccagcttccCCTGCAGCGCCTTGAAGTGGCCGTCCCGCAGGGTTTTCTGCAACACAACGTCAGCGTTCAGGCTTATTTCTCATTTAGAAAGTGTGACACCAGGTTTTGAAGCTGGAACGAGGAGTGAAAGACCTGGAGAGATTTATCAGAGCGTGAAGACATCAAGACTAGAAGCTCCCTGGCCTGACTTCTTGTCATGCAGCTTCCCACCAGCAGTTTTTAAACAACATGGTGGGAAATCAAGATGTGTCCTATCACAAACCTGAGAGGTACATTTAAAATTCCATGTGTTAAATATGGATTCCTAAAACATACTGAATTAAAAGCTACTGTATTTTTCAGGCTATAAGGGGGACTTAAACTCCTTTAATTTTTTCAAACACTGACAGTGCGCTTGATGTATGAACGACACGGCCACCACAGTCAGGAGCCTGGTGGTGTGACGAGTCCCAGAGCCAACAGATGGCGGTCATGCAACCGTTGGGATGCCACCTGCTGAAAAGCCCAAAGAAAGAAGGACGCCACAACGGCGCCTGTTAACATCACTTAATCCGCCTTATTACTGATTTACATACTTTATATTGTAGCATCGTTgctgtatttattatttcttaCCGGTACGTTGTGCTCTGTGAATTCCTACATTTTCAATTTATCTGAGCACACAGCTGTGGCGTGAGTggctgggagggagcagggggcgggaccaggaagtgagtgtgtgcatgtgtgtcggAGCGAGAGCAGCCTCTCAActgttttttcttcaggttagattgttgttttgctgtagtGTTGCCGTGGTTACAGCCACAGTAAGTTCTGAAGCTTAATAAAGCAGGATTAAGAATCCAACTCGTCTTTCTGTCAGCTGATCCGCTGGACGTTACATTATCGTTACCTGGGGTGTGTTATGGCCCGAAAAAAATTGCACCCGTTTCTGCAACTTAAGGCAGAACTCATTTAAATGTGTGAGCAGGTGTTCTGAAAGGACACGCAGGATGTTGTGACCACAGCGGGTTTGAACTTTGACCCCGTTTCCAGATGCAGCTCTGTGATTGATGACACCACAGCAGCTCCTGTTGAGAGCACTCAGGCCTAATCTGCAGGAAAGGAATATTTTACAGGCCATGTTCACTGGACTTCTGTCTCAGTGTGGAGCCGACTCTGAGGGGAGGACACAGATACGGTTAATCTGGAGTATATTTTGGACGATGTTGTTTTAGATGAAGCGACTGTTCCGACTTGTGGATCGCTGCCAACAGACACAGCAGAGCTGTGTCACTTCCTGAAGACGTATGGCATGAACCGGACACAGTATGAGTTGGTggttttaaacttgttttttcttgGATTCCCCTGAGAATGCTTCTGAAAAAAGGCTCTGAATCCCCTCACTTACCTCAGATATGCCAAACATACAGTGCAGCCAAACGCTGCTATTGTCATCCAACAAAAAGAAGCTTTCTAGCAAGGATCTCATTATGGTTTTCTCTGACAGGTACAAGTAATTTTTTTTGGCAACGTTAGAGCAGCAATTCACTGTGAACCAGTCAAGTATTTAATCTTTCTTTCCTCGCTGGCAGCgactgtttttcatttcctttgtaCTGCCAAGACCCTCCACCACAGAGAGAGTGCAACACGAGGCTCACCTCCTCTGCCATCTGCAGCAGGGCCTGGTTGTTGCTCTCCCATTTGGTCCTCCACTGCGTTGTTTCCTTTTCCAGCTTCTTGATCTTCTTGGTCATCTGGAGATGAAGCCACAAAGTtagcgtccagcagggggcaccGCTGAGATTCAAGCTTTTCAGTCGCTCACAGAGAAGAGACCACTTCACTACCCTCACCTTCTCCATCTCTTGTCTGAAAGTGGTGAAGACCTCGTTACTTTTCGCCAGAGTGCTCTGGAACTCCTCAAACTTGTCCATGTAGAGAGAGAGCTGAGGAACGGAGACATCCACACGTCACTCTCACACCGTTCCAGCCACGGCGTGGGCGTTCTGATCCGGGGGAGAACCGTCTGCATGTGTACCTGCTGCTTGAGCTGCGCTTCCTGCTCCTTCATCAGCTCACACTTGCGTCTGGACTCTGTGGCGTCTTTCAGCAGCTGAAGTGTCACAACAAGTCGGGCGTTAAAGACATCATGTTTTACTCACGCAGAGATGCTGCCACGCAGAAAGAGGCTCTCACAAAGTCtcgctccagctgctgcttctcctccacttccttcatCATCTCTGTGATTCTCTGCAGCTTGGCgtccatcagctgctgctgcagctccttgtGCTTGAACACTTTGTCGATGTGCTGTGAAGAGACATttccatcaggaggagcagccACTGCGACCACTTTTATCACATCTCGATTCAGCACGTGACGCATGAAGCAgaattaaaggtgcaataagtaatatTACATCACATAATGcactttttcctcctccagtgtGGATTTTAACATCATAGAGCTTAAGTATCTGTCAACATGCTCTGGCTCGCCGGGCGGTGAGCCTTTTCCCTGCGACAGAcgcgtctcacctcctctctGAGCTCGTACTGCTCGATGAGCTTCTTGAGCTTGTCGGCCAgctccatgttctcctgcctcagCTTGATGTTGTGGGCGCTGTGCTGATCCATCTGCGCCTCAATGTCAACCAGGGTCAACTGGAAGTGCTGCATGGCCTCCTTCCGCTGCTCCTCGTACTCCCGGGACCGCTGGGCGTTCTCCTCCTGCCGGGTGTCAGAGAGGAGGGGGTCAAAGCACTGAAACCACCCCCGATCCAGCTTCACCTTGTGGCAGCGTGACGGCTACCTTCAGCGTCTTGTTGTGCCTCTGCAGCTCCCGACACAGACTCTCCAGCTTGCTGCGGGCCAGGATGGCCTTGCTGTGCTCTCCCTGCAGGTGAACCTTCTCCTTCACGATCTGGGACTGCTTCTTCTGCAGggccttcagctgcttctgcatGCAGcggctctcctccagctgaacaCAGCACACAGTCACGTCACACACCGTCATCAGCGCTGGAGCAAGCAAAAAGTCCACTCCACTCTGGACATCTGCCATGGACTGATTGTACACTTTGTCCCATTTGTCAGGTTTTTATTGGCTCCCATTATCTGACACCAGTAATATAACAGAGAGCAGGGCTGTGATAACTTACAGATACAGGTCCTGTTCAGTGTGATCCTGCATGACCTTGTTAATGTCTCCTATCTGTTCAATCCCTCATGTTGCTTTTATGCATTCATCAAACTTACACACTGCGCTGCCTGTGAAGGCCTGACGGACAGTTGGCTCACAGCTGCTTCGAACCATTTAACTCAGCTCACACATCCGGAGGCTGGAGCCACATTAACCGTTAGCTGCTCGGTATCTGTGATTTCAGAATCCAAGAAGACGCACTCACAGGCCTGACTGGCCTCCATTCAACTCACCAGGTCTGCATACTTCTTGCACAGAGCAGCGAGTTTCTCCTCAGGAGTGGCCAGAGAGTTGAGAGCTTGCATCAGAAGAACCACCTCTTTTCCTGGAACACGACAGAGACGCAGGATGAATCAGAGAGAGTAAACAAGAGGCttagaaacaaaacaatgaaataaacacagGCTGGTTAGCAGGGAACTGCTGTAGTTTATAATCTAAACTACTTTTCAGAACTGTTCAGTTGTGGGGTCCAACTTCACAGGAGCCATTACGCTGGTGTTGACGTGTACAGTTCTGATTTTCACACCAGTGATCTAAACAACTTAAACATTAATTAAACTACATACAAAGAAATACGGATGTTTTATTTGATGGCTCTTTTGTTTATCTTAACAAAACAATGTTACAGTGACAaaaagattattatttttgattattttccTTCATCTGTAAGAAACATGCAGGATCAGAGCCGAGCGTGTGGATTGTGCCTTCTAGATAACCTGGGCAGAGAGCTGTGGGCCACATCGCCCTGCAAAGCTGTAGACACTGCCTACAGTTCCCTAAGTGCTGACAGGATGAGGAAAAGGTCCTCTCAGGACGCCCACTGCTTAACCGGTCTCTGACGTCCCCCGTTACATGGTCTGCAGTTGCGTCTCAACTTGATGTTGCAGAACATCAGCAGGAGGTTTCTCTATGCTCCACCCGAATGTCAGGTGGAGGTGCCAGAAGCTCCACACAAGAACTAGCAAATTCTTCAAGAACACAACCAATATGCTCAACTCTGCAGCTCATCTCGTAAATGCATATTCTTCACTTAAAAGAGAACCGATCAGGCTTTCTGATGAGTAATGAAGAAACGATCGACCAAACATGAACTTCCTTACTCTTCGTGTCAAGTTTAGAACTACAAAGTTGTATTTGGTGGGGGTGAGCCATAAAACATCAGCATTTAATTCACCCAGTTTCATCAAAAACATTCTCTTGATCCGAAGATCAGTCATCTTTGACACAATGTAAATACAACCACACCTGTGCACTCACTATTTTagcctgaattaaaatgagctAAAACAGAGAAGTCTCCTTATTAGTAATCGTCAGCACGTCACCCTATGAACATTAACAGGTCTCATTGATGTTTTATAGAGAAAGCTTCAAGTCTAACCCAGTAATAGTTACTCTAATACAACACAGATGCTGTGTAGCACACCACACGGTGTGGACTGGTGCATTTCTGTGACTGGAGGCGTGTCTCGGGAGCCATACCGAAAGCCTTGTCCTCTGCGGTCTTCACGTCTCCTCCGGGATCGAGCTCCGCCTCTCCCAGGTCGCTGGGGCTGTCCTCCCTGCCCGGagtctcccctctctcctcatcCGTGCAGCACAGGCCCAGCGTGAAGTCGGCCACCTCCTCCTGATAACGCATGGCAGAGTGTCACTGAGTGGCTCTTTAAAGCAGAATGTTATCACCCACGGGCTCTGCTGAGACTTCCTGCATTTACTTCACTGTTCACACACTTTTTCTAGCTCCATTAATGTTCTTAAACATCAGGTTTTACTTAAACTGTGGTTTCTCACCGCAAGATAAGAGCAATAATTCCCAAAAATGTACTTGTAGCTGAGTGATGTAGCACACAGAGTCTGCTGACATCAACAATCAAATGTCTCTCAGGTTTTCTCCTGGTATTTATTATCTGATCAGACAGTTTAAATTCCGTTAAGGCTGTGAAACTCAAGCATTACAGCAGCACCGGGGctaaaatgaacagaaatagCAAAAAGATGGACTGAACTGTGATACTTCAGGTTTATTAGCACTGTGAATTCAAAATAACAGAGCCTGAAATATAACAGAAAAATgggataattaaaaaaaagtgtgattaaaAATGTTCTCTTTAACTGACTGAACTATTTTTCGGAAAACCAAGTTTCAAGACATCATCTCCTGGAGAACATGACCACATATCACAATTGATCTATTGCCATGCAAGTATCTACCTGACACGGGCTGTCCAGATCAGAGGGAGAGTCACTGCCTCCCACAATCCTTCTGCTCCCCACGTCGATCTCACAAACCCCCGTCGAATCCATTAGTGTTGATCACTGAGAACGGAATGCTTTGGTTAAGTATACACATGAGAAATCACCATGTGGCAAAACTACTGTACTGACTAGCAAGGAATAGATCACACAAAACCACCAAATCCTGCTGAATACACAGTTTGAGATGTATAGACGGGTATATGTTACTAATCTGACAGCTCCATTCACCCCCATATGGCTATCCTCATATCACATTTCTTTAgaaacatttctctctctctctcttcacacacTATAATCCCCTGTATTGTACAGTACTGCGAGTGAAAGGGGCAGTGTGGACTTTGTGTGGGTGAAAATCTATTGAGGCCACAGATGTAGCTTCTTTTGTGGGGTTATGTGGAAACACTTTGGTTGAGTCTGTTCAGCAATTTAGAAGAAATTAGAGTCACTGCACATTGGAATTATTTTAGTGATGCTGTAATTTGGAGACATGTCTATTGTTACCCATTTCAAATATGCATAAAATGATCTATAAGGCCAATAATTCATTAATTTGAGGACACTTTATTAAGTGTAGCCCAGTGTGTCAACAGATATCTGTCTCTCTACAGTGTACAGTAACACAGATCTGTAGCTTGGAAAAGACAGTCTCTGTCTTCACGTGAAAGTGATCAGAAGCTCCTGGGGTTGTTAGGTGGAGGAAGACTTTTGTAAAGAGCACACATCAGGAGCATAACCACGTGTGTACAGCTGCAGGCTGAACACATTtctgcagatggaggaggattACACTGCCGCTCAGTCCAAAAAGAATCCCTCCATGTTTAGGAAAAAGCCAAGTGTTTAGTACAATAACAGTAAATATAAGAGTAGGTAAACACGGGAAAACTGAAGCAGGGTCAACGTGTATTTTCAAACATGTATTCTGTATTTATAAAGATGGagaattttgttttatttaccaCATGCATGACTCACAGGTAACTCACGGAAGTTAGCCATCGAGCTAGCTTACCTCCTAATTAATACGTGACATTACAACACTAAATGTTAGTTCAATTACTTTGATTACGGTGACATCTTGTGACAGTGCCGCCAGAGATACATCCAGAGCGTGGATGTAATTTTACGAGTGTATATGGAACATCTCCAGCTCTCAAACATGGAGCACACCGGGGTTAGCTGGTTAGCTCCGCCGCTTCACTCCATGTGAGGACAGTTCAGGACAACCTCGAATCACACAGATAACCTCAGTGTACCAGCAGTCTTAACACATTTGTGTGGAAGACTTCACACAGTACTTAATGCCGACGGTTtctatttaattatttcattctAATCAAATTACACGTGTGTTACTGATGAGTAAAACAACCTAACCAagttcaaaaagtttaaaagacaCAGACAACTATGCTAGTTTACTAACTTTACTGGAGCCGAATTTAAAAGATAACACTCAGAATTCGAACAAAACACTTAAAGTTGGTGTTAGTAGTGGTTTGGCTCAACAGGTGAGCCGGGAAGCCGAAAAGTGAGCAGACTGTGAAGGGACTCTGGTGTGACGTTCTCCCGACTCTGAACAGAACGGCGCGTACGAGGCTCATGGTAGCCTCGAAGCTAACACAGCACGCATTTCATCAACGTTTACTCTCCAATCCCTCACTTCCACACAAGGCAGATGTTATCACGGACAGTAAAGAGCAGCCGATGAATTAACAGCCTCAGATGCCGGAGGGATgtaacacattaaaaacagctATTGTTAAAGGGGCTAATCCTGTGCTAAAGGCTAGTTGGCGACTAGCCCTGCTGGCTAACACTGGAAGTGAACTTAACTTCAGCGAAGGTGAAAGTAACGCGCTCAGTCTGACAGAGGTTAGTTTACAAAGTGTGTGGATGTGATAGAAAGTAAGCACGATACAGTACCAGCGGGTCAGGTCTGAGACTGAAGTCCGCACACCgttcacctgtgtgtgtttcactgtggaTGAAGCAGGAGAATCAAGTTCACCTCCTATATCGCCACCGCTTCCGCTTTTaactcttcaaaataaaaccctcGCCAGCGCGTATCCGCTTAGATTGATTACTAAATTCACAGTTCTCTCTTTTAGGTGTGCGTTTTCAAGTAGGCAAAAAAtgcattattgtttttatatatttacaaTGAAACACTGTAACACAATCCCTCGTGTATTCACTTTTGACGTTTTAATTTGAAGCTACCGAAAATATTCTTAACATGTTTGTTGCTGACGCAAGCGGCTTGACGCAGTTCAAGGcgaaaagcaaaagcaaaagcAGAGAGCGCTCCTGTTTCCGGGACGGCAGGGAGGGAggacaacaacatcaacaacaacttAAAAATTGCTCAACCTCTGTGGTTATCTcatgaaaaacagctggaatCTTTATCACAGTCTCATCTACCTTTGCTTTTCCAAACAGAGCAATGTACAGATGCCAATCTTATTCTGTCTTTATTCTCAGTGTTCATTAAATGCTGCTGACTGAAATCAACTCACCTACATATGCAGATAATAAGCTTTTGAATATTATCCACACAGAGATTaagaatgggaaaaaaaatctcacatgtCCAAAATGACATGTCATGTTTATGTCTCCCAGTGCTGGTTGTAATGAAGGCTTTCTTAGGAACTTATTACAATGCAATAAAATACGAAAGCTTTATTGTCAGCACAAGTTACATATAAGGAAATTGCATGTGCTGCTCTCTGTGTGCAAAAATGAAAGTgccaaaaaaagacat comes from the Salarias fasciatus chromosome 1, fSalaFa1.1, whole genome shotgun sequence genome and includes:
- the txlng gene encoding gamma-taxilin, with the protein product MDSTGVCEIDVGSRRIVGGSDSPSDLDSPCQEEVADFTLGLCCTDEERGETPGREDSPSDLGEAELDPGGDVKTAEDKAFGKEVVLLMQALNSLATPEEKLAALCKKYADLLEESRCMQKQLKALQKKQSQIVKEKVHLQGEHSKAILARSKLESLCRELQRHNKTLKEENAQRSREYEEQRKEAMQHFQLTLVDIEAQMDQHSAHNIKLRQENMELADKLKKLIEQYELREEHIDKVFKHKELQQQLMDAKLQRITEMMKEVEEKQQLERDFLLKDATESRRKCELMKEQEAQLKQQLSLYMDKFEEFQSTLAKSNEVFTTFRQEMEKMTKKIKKLEKETTQWRTKWESNNQALLQMAEEKTLRDGHFKALQGKLELLERLCRALQKERNDLNNRLSLLQEQGDKESAAPPEATPQEPSAEEEGEEEDDSEDSAQSDGLESGGIHQAPRPPELDPVLAADHETTTTATAAAAAAQPSSQPAEASSSQQD